The Pueribacillus theae genome includes the window TTATCTAGACTACTTGATAAATAAGCATTACTAGGACATCAATGAATTTCTATGAATAATTCAGGTTTAATTAACAGTTGGCTTGAGTTAGCCAATTATTGAAAATAAGGTTAATTATGCGAGGGTCGGATCTAAAATTCCGATCCTTTTTGATTCTTGAATAAACTTGGCAAATCGTTCTCAATTCATATAAAAAAATAGCCATATGGCTTTGTCGCCCAAATCATTGTTTCCTTCTATGGTTTTATATGGGGCAGGGAATTTACTTGTAGGCTGTTGCCTAATGTTGTCACCAAAATGGATTCCTGCTGCTTATCGTTGGAAAAATTTTGTTGATTAGTTTTCAGTGGCTGGAAATTATCTCTGATTTTCTATATCGATTAATCATAATCATTCCATAGCCAGCATAACCTGTACTGTACCTAGTCGGTTGAAAGGAAGTGACTAAATGATGGATAGTCTTTTACATTTTACAGTGGAAGAATCGGTATGGTTTAGAAAAGGAGAAGAAATTGAAGATATTTTATCCGTCTCGTTAGAACCTGAAATTACTGTCGAAGAGGACGGCGATTATGTATTCATTAAAGGTGAGCTTAGATTGAACGGTGAATTTCGTATTTTAGAGAATAACAACGATTTTGATGACAGCGATAATGAACAACTTTCATTTCGAACTGTACAAGACATCAGGGTTCAAAATGATGGGACAGCTGAATTTAATCACCGGTTCCCGGTAGAAATTACGATCCCGGTTGAAAGAGTCGATCAGTTGGATGATGTTTATGTCGTTGTCAATTCATTTGATTATCATTTACCTAATGAGCAATGCTTTCAATTGACAGCGGAACTCGCGATTTCTGGAATCAAAGGAGAGAGCACATCAAAATTTAATGAAACGAAAGAAATCGAAAACGATAACAGGCTCGAGCCATTTGAAAAAATGAAAGAACTCTATTTATCTGACAAATCCTCCTTTGAAATAAATATAAAGGAGCAAGATGTTGAGATGGAAAGAGAAGAAGAGAATGAAACGAATGACAACCTAGAAAAGCGGGAGGTATTGGAACAAACCCCGCAAATTGAACTGAAAGGCCGAACGGAAGAAGAAGAAAAAGAAACGTACAAGCAATTCGATCAAGCGTATCAAAATGATAACGATGCGTTACTATCGCTAAGCAATGCTGCTGACCGGGCAAGTGAGGACAAAGACATAGACATTCCAATGGATTTTCATGAAGATCAGGAAGAAGCTGAAGGAATTGACGACGTTGTAAATAGGGAAGAAGAGATCGTAACGAGTGAAGAAGAAATAGAAGAAGAGGAAACAGCAAAAAAGGAACCTCGAAATGAAAATGCATTATATCTTACTAAAATGTTAACGAGGGACGGTGAGGAATTCTCGAAACTTCGAATGCGAATCATTCAGCCAGGCGACTCTCTTGATTCGATTGCTGAAGTCTATGAGTTACAGCCGAGCCAGATCGCGAGAGTAAATCGGCTCGAACGTGAAGAAGTGGAAGAAGGTCAAATCTTATATATTCCGGTTAAAAAAGCAGGAAAATAAAATTTTAAAACCACTCCAGAGCTAAACAAAGCGTAATCGCTGCAAAAACCAATAAAAGAACTACGTCCAAAGCGGTTGGAAAAAAGAGTGTCCGAATCAACTGGAAAATGACGAGAGGCAAACAAACTTGTGCAGCAATGTCTCGAATTGTTAATACCCAAGGCGGATATTTCAATCGGCGGTAATACAATTTCTTTCTCCCAAACATAAAGCACCCTCCCGCAGCATTTTTTACAGTATATGTGAGGAATAACAAATGGTTCGCGACTTGACGATTCCCTCTACTATAGGTAAAATTTGAATAAATTAATGATTATAAAAAGCAACGAGAG containing:
- the spoVID gene encoding stage VI sporulation protein D, which produces MMDSLLHFTVEESVWFRKGEEIEDILSVSLEPEITVEEDGDYVFIKGELRLNGEFRILENNNDFDDSDNEQLSFRTVQDIRVQNDGTAEFNHRFPVEITIPVERVDQLDDVYVVVNSFDYHLPNEQCFQLTAELAISGIKGESTSKFNETKEIENDNRLEPFEKMKELYLSDKSSFEINIKEQDVEMEREEENETNDNLEKREVLEQTPQIELKGRTEEEEKETYKQFDQAYQNDNDALLSLSNAADRASEDKDIDIPMDFHEDQEEAEGIDDVVNREEEIVTSEEEIEEEETAKKEPRNENALYLTKMLTRDGEEFSKLRMRIIQPGDSLDSIAEVYELQPSQIARVNRLEREEVEEGQILYIPVKKAGK